A stretch of the Xiphophorus couchianus chromosome 15, X_couchianus-1.0, whole genome shotgun sequence genome encodes the following:
- the mtif3 gene encoding translation initiation factor IF-3, mitochondrial: MSAGCVRWLLGHTVRAVCGGGGRPGYWTPALRSTGLCERHGIVSTSWRRSAFSTEVPEETPSPAAKKKKKQDPRANASISSVGRKIPHKEIQVIDEEGDKLGLMHRADVIRIMNEKDLKLVLVRENEELPLYQLMSGKQIHEEQLRLREKNKAKAGPVQVKELNISAGIASHDLSTKLKQVESWLEKKHHVRLTLRGKRNQHIDNLDKTLEEMVEQMTVMTAFVSKPKVTREGQVAMCVLRPPSAKELAQKAKTRAEEPQPEASKTLPVSNTDTKEEVVQQ; this comes from the exons ATGTCTGCAGGTTGTGTGCGGTGGCTTCTGGGCCACACAGTGAGAGCCGTGTGCGGGGGCGGCGGCAGGCCCGGCTACTGGACACCAGCTCTGAGATCAACCGGACTCTGTGAAAGACACGGCATCGTCTCTACATCCTGGAGACGATCTGCGTTCTCCACTGAGGTTCCTGAAGAAACACCGTCTCCAGCagcgaagaagaagaagaagcaggatCCTCGCGCCAACGCCTCCATCAGCAGCGTCGGGCGGAAAATCCCTCACAAAGAGATCCAGGTGATCGACGAGGAGGGGGATAAACTGGGGTTGATGCATCGCGCCGATGTGATCAGAATCATGAATGAGAAGGATCTGAAGCTGGTGCTGGTGAGGGAAAACGAAGAGCTGCCGCTGTACCAGCTGATGAGCGGGAAACAGATCCACGAGGAGCAGCTGAGACTTCGAGAGAAAAATAAGGCGAAAGCAG GTCCTGTCCAGGTGAAGGAGCTCAACATCTCAGCCGGCATCGCGTCCCACGATCTGTCCACGAAGCTGAAACAAGTGGAGAGCTGGCTGGAGAAGAAACATCACGTCAGGCTGACGCTGCGGGGAAAACGCAACCAGCACATTGATAACCTG GACAAAACTCTGGAGGAAATGGTGGAGCAAATGACCGTGATGACGGCCTTCGTCTCCAAGCCAAAGGTCACACGAGAAGGTCAGGTGGCCATGTGCGTTCTCCGGCCGCCGTCCGCCAAGGAGCTGGCGCAGAAAGCAAAGACCAGAGCTGAGGAGCCGCAGCCTGAAGCCAGTAAAACGCTTCCTGTTAGCAACACGGACACAAAGGAGGAAGTCGTGCAGCAGTGA